One segment of Stappia sp. 28M-7 DNA contains the following:
- the arsC gene encoding arsenate reductase (glutaredoxin) (This arsenate reductase requires both glutathione and glutaredoxin to convert arsenate to arsenite, after which the efflux transporter formed by ArsA and ArsB can extrude the arsenite from the cell, providing resistance.), with protein sequence MTIVIHHNPNCGTSRNVLEMIRASGEEPVVIEYLKTGWTRPQLLALFAGAGLTPRTALRVAKSPAEELGLTDPSVDDETILAAMLEHPVLVNRPIVVTEKGIRLCRPSETVLEILPNAAIGTFRKEDGEVVVAGSASGDAS encoded by the coding sequence ATGACCATCGTCATTCACCACAATCCCAACTGCGGCACCTCGCGCAACGTGCTGGAGATGATCCGCGCCTCCGGCGAGGAGCCCGTCGTCATCGAATACCTCAAGACCGGCTGGACCCGGCCGCAGCTTCTGGCCCTGTTCGCCGGCGCCGGGCTGACGCCGCGCACCGCCTTGCGCGTTGCCAAGTCGCCGGCCGAGGAACTCGGTCTCACCGATCCGTCCGTCGACGACGAGACGATCCTCGCCGCCATGCTGGAGCATCCGGTTCTGGTCAACCGGCCCATCGTCGTCACGGAAAAGGGCATTCGCCTGTGCCGTCCGTCGGAGACGGTTCTGGAGATCCTGCCCAATGCGGCGATCGGCACGTTCCGCAAGGAGGACGGCGAGGTCGTCGTGGCCGGCTCCGCTTCCGGAGACGCCTCGTGA
- a CDS encoding LysR family transcriptional regulator: MIDKLEMFIALVRERHFGRAAESIGVTQPTLSSAIRQLEDQLNVQLVHRGSRFQGLTPEGERVHVLALRIVGDMRALRDEMRAVRSDLEGTLRIGVIPTALPMVADLVSPYALRHPQVRFQIFSRTSAEILEQMDRLDLDAGITYLDADARRRRTVLPLYRERYRLLVAVSDPLAARDRVGWHELGGEQLCLLTPDMQNRAIVDRHLEAAGVTPKARIESNSIIALVGHVMTGKWASVVPEKLAGMFVSAGSIAAVPISTERSGGKSPARDEDEGEPVGLVMVQREPLTPLLATLSDVARQYAA; this comes from the coding sequence ATGATCGACAAGCTGGAAATGTTCATTGCGCTGGTGCGCGAGCGCCACTTCGGGCGTGCGGCGGAGAGCATCGGTGTCACCCAGCCGACGCTGTCTTCAGCCATCCGGCAGCTGGAGGACCAGCTCAACGTCCAGCTCGTGCATCGCGGTTCGCGCTTCCAGGGGCTGACGCCGGAGGGCGAGCGGGTGCATGTGCTGGCGCTGCGGATCGTCGGCGACATGCGGGCCCTGCGCGACGAGATGCGCGCCGTGCGTTCCGACCTCGAGGGCACCTTGCGCATCGGCGTCATCCCGACGGCACTGCCGATGGTCGCCGATCTCGTCTCTCCTTACGCGCTGCGCCATCCGCAGGTGCGATTCCAGATCTTCTCACGCACCTCGGCCGAAATTCTCGAGCAGATGGACCGGCTCGATCTCGACGCCGGCATCACCTACCTGGATGCCGACGCGCGGCGCCGGCGTACCGTGCTGCCGCTCTACCGCGAGCGCTACCGACTGCTGGTCGCCGTCTCCGACCCGCTGGCCGCCCGCGACCGGGTCGGCTGGCACGAGCTCGGCGGCGAGCAGCTCTGCCTTCTTACCCCCGACATGCAGAACCGGGCCATCGTCGACCGCCATCTCGAAGCGGCCGGCGTCACGCCGAAGGCGCGGATCGAGTCCAACTCGATCATCGCGCTCGTCGGTCATGTCATGACCGGCAAGTGGGCGTCGGTCGTGCCGGAAAAGCTCGCCGGCATGTTCGTCTCCGCCGGCTCCATCGCCGCCGTGCCGATTTCCACCGAGCGGAGCGGGGGTAAGTCGCCCGCCCGGGACGAGGACGAGGGCGAGCCTGTCGGCCTGGTCATGGTGCAGCGCGAGCCGCTGACGCCGCTTCTGGCCACTTTGTCGGACGTTGCCCGCCAATACGCCGCCTGA
- the arsH gene encoding arsenical resistance protein ArsH — MSSVADLAAADLPNIDFSQMRRVDPADYAVPGEAFHAPRILLLYGSLRQRSFSRLVAEEARRLLDWHGCETRMFDPHDLPLVDGADPGHPKVQELRELAMWSEGMVWVSPERHGAMTGLMKTQIDWLPLSLGGIRPTQGKTLAVMQVCGGSQSFNAVNQMRILGRWMRMVTIPNQSSVARAFAEFGEDDRMKPSSYYNRIVDVTEELVKFTLMVRGRSSALVDRYSERVETAAEVSLRVNQRSI, encoded by the coding sequence GTGAGTTCCGTCGCCGATCTTGCCGCCGCCGACCTGCCGAACATCGATTTCTCGCAGATGCGGCGGGTCGATCCGGCCGACTACGCCGTGCCGGGCGAGGCCTTCCATGCCCCGCGCATCCTGCTGCTCTACGGGTCGCTGCGGCAGCGCTCCTTCTCGCGCCTGGTCGCCGAGGAGGCGCGCCGCCTGCTCGACTGGCACGGCTGCGAGACGCGGATGTTCGATCCGCACGACCTGCCCCTCGTCGACGGGGCCGATCCCGGGCATCCCAAGGTGCAGGAGCTGCGCGAGCTCGCCATGTGGTCGGAAGGCATGGTCTGGGTCTCGCCGGAGCGGCACGGTGCGATGACCGGCCTGATGAAGACGCAGATCGATTGGCTGCCTCTGTCGCTCGGCGGCATCCGCCCGACCCAGGGCAAGACGCTGGCGGTGATGCAGGTCTGCGGCGGCTCGCAGAGCTTCAACGCGGTCAACCAGATGCGCATTCTCGGCCGCTGGATGCGGATGGTCACCATCCCCAACCAGTCTTCCGTCGCCCGCGCCTTTGCCGAGTTCGGTGAGGACGACCGGATGAAGCCGTCCTCCTATTACAACCGGATCGTCGACGTCACCGAGGAACTGGTGAAGTTCACGCTGATGGTGCGCGGGCGCTCCAGCGCGCTGGTCGACCGCTATTCGGAGCGGGTCGAGACGGCGGCCGAGGTCTCCTTGCGCGTCAACCAGCGTTCGATCTGA